DNA from Xiphophorus maculatus strain JP 163 A chromosome 6, X_maculatus-5.0-male, whole genome shotgun sequence:
CACCTATATTCCAGTCAATTGCCAGGGTAGAGTTATATACATAACACGTAGACTGAAAAGTCCATATGTTGTGGTAttactgcactgtaaaaaaaaactataaaaggCAGTACCACAATAATGAACTAGATAAgtagttattttaaattagatatagaaacatttttatattatggAGGATTGTGTGAGTATTTTGGTGGAATCGTAGGGTTTTCCTAGTAAACTTGTACCTAATTGATAACTCTTACGTAAATAGATTTCTTATCCCCCTGTATTATTAAATCCGTTTCGTAATTGACCACAGAGGGGCAGTATTCCAGCTCTGTCCATGCAGTAATTACAGCAGTTGCCTGTGTGATGAATTTGGCTTTATCATTCTGCAATTATCTTTGTAACACACAGCTTTGTGCATACTAAATGAAGCAACACACTATTATGAAATTAAGGTAAGAAATTACAATGTTGGATAATTCCAATTCAAGACAGAGCTATTTAGGTTGCTCTGTcttcaaactttttaattaaatatggtGAATTAAAATCATGTTGTCATGTTGCAATGCACAGAGCATAATTTATAAGATGCCCACAGCAGCATTTCCTGCACAGTTACTGTCAGTGctttaaaaagaataatttccTCACCATAAATAGCTGTCATCCAATCTTGGAATTAAGCTTAAGCTCTCCCACTGAGTGTAGGCTGCAGTCAGAGACACCTGCAGCCTGCTCTGTGGTTTATGGTTAGTCCATGTTACCAACGCAGGTTTTCAAAGATGCAGAAGTAAATCCTGttaaaattattgcaatttGGTGTGCAAACCCTAAGCAGTATGTGtatattagtatttatttatatagatcATGTATAGTtggtaaaacacacacacagaaatgtgCAGTGTATCACGGTTTGTTATACTTTATTCTCTATTTTTccactaaacatgaacatgaatccctctttgttgtgttttgccaGTGACCAGTAGAACACAAAGTGTCTATCCATGTATGTTTATTGTTGCATATTGTCTGATTACACCAGCTCATGCGTCGCTTGCTCTCATGCTTAGTTTTATCTCCAGGGTTTCTGCCAGCTCTGGAGAAAGAAGGAGGGTGTGTTCAATGCTCCTGGGATCCACTCCTTGTTTTCCGTGTGTCCCAGGGGTTGGAAGGCAGCTGAAAgttcaaacacagacacactccCTCATGCTCTACATGGCAAGAACTCAGAGATTAAGGGGTTTGTCTGCACCAACTGCAAGCAGTGCTCGCGGTTCGTAAACTTGCCAAACAAAGACGGATGAAGAACACAGGGGGATGattcaagtttcttttttatctgctCCAAATATGTCTTGCTTAAagaacttatttttcttttgggcAATCCTTTACGCTGGACAGGTATCGGCGCTGGAGAGTGAAAAATCCTTTGGGAGTCTGCTTAGTAAAGGAGCCAGAGGATGCAGGTGGCAGTGAGGCATTGCACTAACttgtttgaagttttttttttccatgtcagaGGTGAAGGATTATGCCTGGCATAGGAATTTAGGCTTCAATGAAGGACTTTATGAACCGACTTTCAGCTCCCAGGCAGTGGCCAGTCTTTCATGCTTGTTTTAGTGTGTGAATGAAGAAATATGGGTGGATCTGTTTGATTCAAAGGTGATGCTACTCCTTAGTAGTGGAACCGTGGATGTGACCCCAAGGAGTGCCACTGAGAGTCAACAGCAGGAGGGGATAACTTTTTACCATCTCTCAATTACcctgaaaaaaacacagagagatgcAGCATCGTCTGAGCCCAACATGGGGTGGGTCACTAACAACTTGGTGGAGGATACCCACCTAAAGGGAGAGCTAATGAATCTTGTGCCAATGGAGAACAGCCCGAGGCCGGGCAGAGCACGACAGAAACTCAGCACCTGGCCCTCCCTGAGTGGCACGAGCAGACATGGAAGTTCCAAAGAGGAGGTAATTGTGGAGGAGGAgttggagagaaaaatgaaGACAGACAAGTTTTTGAAACAACCCTCCAAGAAGTCAAAATGCAATAGAGACACGGTAGAGTTAACAGCTCAGGCGGATACCCAGAAGCAACATATTCAGAGTTCACCGTCATGCTCTGTCACCGTACGTGTTGAAAGGCTGGTCCACGGGGGTCATGCCACCATTGAAGAGCACAGATCTTTACCACGGGCCGTGTTACGGAGACCAAAACAGAATGAAGCCTTGCTTAGCAGGAGAACGATGAGTATGTATGGCAACCCAGTTGACCAGCAAAGAGATTCTCACCTGGATCAAGGAAAGCTGCTTGGGAGGCCAAGTAGTGTTTGCATTTTGGCAGGCCAGGGCACAGTTCTGTCAGAACAACAGGCTCATGACCTCTGCAAAGGGGAAggagttttgcaaaataacGAGCAGCACAGGAGCAGGAAGTCTGAACTGTGGGTAGTAGATGGCCTCAACTCTGTGTTGGCTCAAAGGTCATCAGGATCTGCAGATGCACCTCTCCGGTCCCGACAAAGGACCTGGAAACCCAGGCCTGTTAGCATGACGGTATTGGAACTACGAAAGAAAGGGTCTGATGATTATATTGACAGCCAAATGAACTGTAACCGCACAGGCAATGATGGAGGAGGATTTTTTAAAGGTGGCTTTCGTTGGAAACTGTTTGGGAAAACATCTCAAGATAGGAATAAAGACACGGACAAAGATACGGCATCTTTCATAAAATCCAACAAATCTGATGCTTCCAAAACTACACTGACCTCTCTAAAACGGAGCTTCAGTTTGCGAATCAGGAGGAATCGGCCACGTGAGAAAGTCAATCTGGGATTTGAGGGGGAGTCAAGGGAGTACTCTCAAATTAATAGTTCTGGAGAGGAGACAACAACGCATCCACGGCCATTCTCGTATCTCACAGGAAAAACGCTCCCAGCTTCATGTGAACCCACAGACGATGGGGGCATGCAGTACATTCAGTATCACAGCAGGGGGAAAACCAAGGTAATGGAGGTACCCCTGTGTCCTACAAAATTATCTTCCAAACCAGTGCAGGAAGAACAAAGCTTATGGCAGCTCATAGCCAGACATTTCAGGAGGAAAGAGCAGCCGAAAAGTGAATCCCAGCAGCCCCATAACAAAGACAATGGCCAGTATCCCCAGCCTGGGAATAATAAGGCACAGCCAATCACCATAGAGACTCTGGCAGGCACAGACTACCACAAAGGTCAAGGTAAGTCCTGCAAGAGTGTGGACATTCTTTTATTGCTCTACGCTCCATTCATAGACTATCATTCACTCCAAAGAAAGTTACAGCTTGCAGAATTGCAGAAGGGTACTTCCCCTCTCCATTTTCCCCCAGTGTGGACAAGCAAATGAGAAACATGTGGGGAATTGTAAGTTTGGATGGGGTTCAAAAATGTCTGCCAGAGAGTCCTCTTAAAATTCTATTTTGGGTGCTTCATCTTTCCATTGTTTTTCATGGGTAGCCCTCCTCTTTGTACACTGTTTCATAGCTATTACATATTGCTTATAGaaggtttttttattcttgagtAAATGggtagaaaagtaaaataaaatcaaaccagaATACAACCTAGCTTGTTGTAGGCTTGTTTAAGAGTTGTATTAAACAACTCTTGTGTGGTACACAAGAGATGGTGTACCACACTATCTCTTGATGACACTCTGTCGGAAATGCAGCTTAAAACAGTCACATTAAAGCAGTCAGTAGCAGTAATAAGGATGCATTTGGCAGTCTAGCAGAGCTATATTAGGAGAGCTTACATGCAATAATGATGGGGAGTGGAGAAAACGACTTAAGCACAGTGTTTAAAGGTTAACACTGACAGTGGAGTGTGTTTGTCCAGTGGTCTGAAAGAGCAGCCAGAAAAGAGGCAAATGTTTGTAACTTTCTGTATTAATGGCTCCAGTTTAAGATTTGTTGCTTTCTGTACATGAACTCCTTCTTTCAACCTTTCTCTAGAGACAAAATTAGACTGTGATGACTAATGAACTTCCTTGACGTGAGGTATCATATATCCGATGTTAACCCACTCATTATGTCAAAACTGAAGCTATATATTTAGGTTATACAAAGTACTTAAAGTGCCCTGTTGAACtcctatgtttgttttttcccatgAAATGTTACCATGGTTACCTACACATTTGTGGTGGATTGACAGTCAGTGTTTGACCATTTATTCCACCACAGCTTCAGTCAGGCATCAGGAATGTAGGTGCGCCGATCAACCTGAGCAAAGTTGAGTGTTCAATGCCCAGGGCGGGACTCGGCGCCTGTCGCTACCTGCCTAAGTGCTTGTTCTTAAATTAAATCCAGAAAGCTGAAGCCCAGTTTGTCTAAAACtgaacacatacacacagtGAGGTTTGGGGGGAAGGTACTTTAGGTGAGTGTGGAGCAGTCTCCACCCCCCCCAATTGTGGATGAACAAAGCAACTCTGTCGTACCTGCGTACCGAGCAGTGATCAGTGGACCATGCATTGAGTCAAGGGGCTCCACAGGGGTCTTCGAGTAGCTGACACAGTCTTCAGTGCACATATCTATTTAAGGTTGGAATATATAAAGCAACACGCTACCAGGAGTTGTGATAGAGATTTGTTCAAACGCATGCTGACTTttgaacactgaaaaaaattccCCTTGACTTTGTATAGATCCATGTATGCTTTTCTTGAATCTGACATAAAAGTTATTCATGAGGATGGAATTCCCTCTGCTGTCTCATTTGATATCACTCCCTGCAAATTTCTGCCAACAGTAATTCCTGTTTTAACTTCATCTTGCTTTTTGATTCTGTCTGCCTGCTCCCAAgtctacaaattaaaaaaagaagaaatgattCCACAGTGGGTAGTTATGTTGTGAACATAAACTCTAACACAGTGAAAGTGCTGCACTGCTGTAGGGGCTATAGAGTAAGTGAAATGTTGAAATATCacatgtaaaatatgcaaagcaAAGAAATCTGCCAAGTGGCTGAAACTTGTCTTTCAGCGTCTGTCCCTGCAAATCTCAGCTGGAgtacattttgttctttgtaaCTTTTGTTTGCTAGTATACCTGGATCCTTCTGTTCTGAAATAGTTTCAGGAAGAAGTTTGAGATCTATTTAACACTTAGGTTTCCATTTTCATTCAAAAGTCTTCttcaatgtttt
Protein-coding regions in this window:
- the LOC102235584 gene encoding uncharacterized protein LOC102235584 isoform X5 encodes the protein MLLLSSGTVDVTPRSATESQQQEGITFYHLSITLKKTQRDAASSEPNMGWVTNNLVEDTHLKGELMNLVPMENSPRPGRARQKLSTWPSLSGTSRHGSSKEEVIVEEELERKMKTDKFLKQPSKKSKCNRDTVELTAQADTQKQHIQSSPSCSVTVRVERLVHGGHATIEEHRSLPRAVLRRPKQNEALLSRRTMSMYGNPVDQQRDSHLDQGKLLGRPSSVCILAGQGTVLSEQQAHDLCKGEGVLQNNEQHRSRKSELWVVDGLNSVLAQRSSGSADAPLRSRQRTWKPRPVSMTVLELRKKGSDDYIDSQMNCNRTGNDGGGFFKGGFRWKLFGKTSQDRNKDTDKDTASFIKSNKSDASKTTLTSLKRSFSLRIRRNRPREKVNLGFEGESREYSQINSSGEETTTHPRPFSYLTGKTLPASCEPTDDGGMQYIQYHSRGKTKVMEVPLCPTKLSSKPVQEEQSLWQLIARHFRRKEQPKSESQQPHNKDNGQYPQPGNNKAQPITIETLAGTDYHKGQDSFVNSQEWTLSRSVPELKVGIVGNLSSGKSALVHRYLTGTYVQEESPEGGRFKKEIVVDGQSYLLLIRDEGGPPELQFAAWVDAVVFVFSLEDEISFQTVYNYFLRLSSYRNTAEVPMVLVGTQDAISAANPRVIDDSRARKLSNDLKRCTYYETCSTYGLNVERVFQDVAQKVVAMRKKQQLSIGPCKSLPNSPSHSSVPAASIPSVHLNQAANGGGAFSDYSSSVPSTPSISQREMRIETIAASNTPTPIRKQSKRRSNIFTICASVSNLSSTKRAFQLLPN
- the LOC102235584 gene encoding uncharacterized protein LOC102235584 isoform X3, yielding MLLLSSGTVDVTPRSATESQQQEGITFYHLSITLKKTQRDAASSEPNMGWVTNNLVEDTHLKGELMNLVPMENSPRPGRARQKLSTWPSLSGTSRHGSSKEEVIVEEELERKMKTDKFLKQPSKKSKCNRDTVELTAQADTQKQHIQSSPSCSVTVRVERLVHGGHATIEEHRSLPRAVLRRPKQNEALLSRRTMSMYGNPVDQQRDSHLDQGKLLGRPSSVCILAGQGTVLSEQQAHDLCKGEGVLQNNEQHRSRKSELWVVDGLNSVLAQRSSGSADAPLRSRQRTWKPRPVSMTVLELRKKGSDDYIDSQMNCNRTGNDGGGFFKGGFRWKLFGKTSQDRNKDTDKDTASFIKSNKSDASKTTLTSLKRSFSLRIRRNRPREKVNLGFEGESREYSQINSSGEETTTHPRPFSYLTGKTLPASCEPTDDGGMQYIQYHSRGKTKVMEVPLCPTKLSSKPVQEEQSLWQLIARHFRRKEQPKSESQQPHNKDNGQYPQPGNNKAQPITIETLAGTDYHKGQDSFVNSQEWTLSRSVPELKVGIVGNLSSGKSALVHRYLTGTYVQEESPEGGRFKKEIVVDGQSYLLLIRDEGGPPELQFAAWVDAVVFVFSLEDEISFQTVYNYFLRLSSYRNTAEVPMVLVGTQDAISAANPRVIDDSRARKLSNDLKRCTYYETCSTYGLNVERVFQDVAQKVVAMRKKQQLSIGPCKSLPNSPSHSSVPAASIPSVHLNQAANGGGAFSDYSSSVPSTPSISQREMRIETIAASNTPTPIRKQSKRRSNIFTVVTNHVHQRNEPLPVRVMEMPKHATYPVWVPEWQAEREFQLMTF
- the LOC102235584 gene encoding uncharacterized protein LOC102235584 isoform X4; translated protein: MLLLSSGTVDVTPRSATESQQQEGITFYHLSITLKKTQRDAASSEPNMGWVTNNLVEDTHLKGELMNLVPMENSPRPGRARQKLSTWPSLSGTSRHGSSKEEVIVEEELERKMKTDKFLKQPSKKSKCNRDTVELTAQADTQKQHIQSSPSCSVTVRVERLVHGGHATIEEHRSLPRAVLRRPKQNEALLSRRTMSMYGNPVDQQRDSHLDQGKLLGRPSSVCILAGQGTVLSEQQAHDLCKGEGVLQNNEQHRSRKSELWVVDGLNSVLAQRSSGSADAPLRSRQRTWKPRPVSMTVLELRKKGSDDYIDSQMNCNRTGNDGGGFFKGGFRWKLFGKTSQDRNKDTDKDTASFIKSNKSDASKTTLTSLKRSFSLRIRRNRPREKVNLGFEGESREYSQINSSGEETTTHPRPFSYLTGKTLPASCEPTDDGGMQYIQYHSRGKTKVMEVPLCPTKLSSKPVQEEQSLWQLIARHFRRKEQPKSESQQPHNKDNGQYPQPGNNKAQPITIETLAGTDYHKGQDSFVNSQEWTLSRSVPELKVGIVGNLSSGKSALVHRYLTGTYVQEESPEGGRFKKEIVVDGQSYLLLIRDEGGPPELQFAAWVDAVVFVFSLEDEISFQTVYNYFLRLSSYRNTAEVPMVLVGTQDAISAANPRVIDDSRARKLSNDLKRCTYYETCSTYGLNVERVFQDVAQKVVAMRKKQQLSIGPCKSLPNSPSHSSVPAASIPSVHLNQAANGGGAFSDYSSSVPSTPSISQREMRIETIAASNTPTPIRKQSKRRSNIFTRETGCSKCIQSQHCCLRVRQRQHLVQTAQWAKE